The genomic interval TATAAAGGGTTACCTACCAACTATTGTGTATGTGTTTCCTGTCATTATGTTTTGTCCACTGACATGCGAAAtccacaaaataaaaatataattttttattcaattctttTCGATAGTCAGCAAATTTGACAAATATTCACATGAAGTAGTTACTGTgcatataatactataaattacAGTTGAATTGCTGTGTGGCAATTTTGATTTCTCTTTGACATTTCAtcactgtatatatatgtatgtatgtacatctaaagATTTTAAAACTCtccaaataaaatgaaattaatttattttataggttTATGGTGGTGATGCACATTTTGACGATGCTGAACAATGGAGTGTTAATTCATACCGTGGTACAAACCTCTTCCAAGTTGCAGCTCACGAGTTCGGACACTCACTCGGTCTTAGTCACAGTGATGTGAAATCAGCACTTATGGCTCCATTCTACCGGGGATTTGATCCCTCTTTCCAACTAGACAGTGATGACATTCAAGGAATTCAGGTACTGCATTCacaattttaacatatttatacacatatgtatacttatgaaGTAGACAATTTTAttaacgtattttttttatgtttaggcTTTATATGGTAGAAAGTCGGATTTTCCCTCAGGTGGCCCGGGAAATCCGGTTCCAAATTTTCCCGCAAAAAGCCCTGGTACGGAAGATGAGAGACTGTGTAAAGATTCAAAAATAGACACACTTTTCAATAGTGCTGAAGGAGTTACCTATGCTTTCAAAggtaaactttttaaaaaatacattgcaAAGATCACAAGTGAGATTGGATTGTaagtttaattttgatttcaggtgattattattataagttgaCTGAAGATGGAGTTGCACCAGGATATCCACGATTGATTTCAAAGACTTGGTTGAGCTTACCGGGACACATTGATGCTGCCTTTAcgtataaaaatggaaaaacatATTTCTTCAAAGGATCTAAATACTGGAGATTCGAAGGAACCAGGTTGGATGGAGAATATCCTAAAGACATCAGCGATGGTAatttacatgtatttaaatatattcacaGCACATaaagtttttttactttaatacaAGTCGTTCATTATTACGGTGACAAAATCATCcttcaatttataaaatgaatactAGATTAAATATTTTGGTTTCTATCTAGTTTCATACAATAAATTAACTCTTAACTGTTAATTTCAGGTTTCACTGGAATTCCTGACAATGTTGACGCCGCTCTTGTGTGGTCCGGAAATGGTAAAATTTACTTCTACAAAGGATCCAAGTTTTGGAGATTCGATCCTGCCCAAAGGCCTCCAGTGAAGAGTACTTATCCTAAACCTTTATCCAACTGGGAAGGAGTTCCTGATCATATTGATGCTGCTTTACATTACACTAACGGTTATACATATTTCTTCAAAGACGGAGCATATTACAGATTTAATGATAGAACATTCAGTGTAagcatatttatttgaattcgatcgatttaaatattatcgcatgttttgaaaatatgtttatattatacatttattgttAACAGGTAGATGCAGCTGATCCAGCATTCCCCCGTTCCAGCGGATTTTGGTGGTTTGGTTGTAAATCAGCACCATCAGGGACGATCGGAGGTTTGTCCTCACAAAAAGCTTATCCATCGCCAGATGAAGATTCTGACATTACAGATATTGTCTTCGATGCAGGTGGGATTGATTGGGATTCTTTTATGTCAACATTGATCGCTAATTTTTCATAAATGCCAAATTTCCATTATCCTTTCATGTTCTAATTtagttgtttatattttttacatcttGTTTGTTTGGTATGAATGTTAAATTTTgtgtatgttattttatttgtttgttaattgttaattgtgaaatatatatatgtttatatcaaattaaataattttataagttaaccaaaaactttaaatatttgatacaaatttgTGGAGGAAAATTTTATCTAATAATTGTAATCGGAGCTAGTTCAGGGAATCGCAACAACTAAAATCAAattagtacattttttttcattaaagatACAAATTCAAGCGCTAAGCTAGCTCCGACTAAAATAACACAACTCCTTATAAAGTTGTAAACAATCAATTTATTACCCGCTGTAAATATACTgcttaaatactttttttccagGAACATAATCTCAACACATCAAACATTATGGTCAATCTTTTTATCCTTCTAATTTGAAAGTGAATCtcgatttattactttatttttataattttaatcatttcTCATTTTACCCTAACATCTTGAAAGCGGCAAATGAATTAAATCACCATTGGAATACTAATGAGGGTTTACTAAATACATCCCAAGCAATCTGCATCCTAATATAACAATATATCTTAAAAAATTCAGATttcaacaaatttaatttataaaatatcgttAGACTGTTCTCATTTTCTgatttgatacatacatatatctgaaatTTTTAAGAACCAACATTATGATTTTCAGCATGAACGTTGTGTTTTGAATTCTTTAGTATTTAGCTGATTGATTtgcataattaaatcaaaacacCACAATTTTTGTATCGAGAGTTTCATCCCTTAACGTTCATATTGTTCACACATTGTctgaatcaaaatttaattcgtgtatgtacatacatacacacatattgtatgtaaatagatactacattatttattatttgtattcaatTCAGTACGTTTAACGCACAATGTATGAACAAGTGATGAAACCGTCACAGcagtttttttgttttgtttgttcattgttgttgtttttttagatGCCAAATCAGCCCCCAAATTCCGGTTTTCATCGAAACGATGAAAAAACCTCGGTGGCTTAGGCAACTTCTCGCGCTGTATATGTTCATTGTACGTCGTGCGTTTTATCTTTTGGTTTCACCGtttttataagttttatatTCGTTGCTTATCGCATGGCTTTATACATCTCACTATATATACGGTATATGGAAACTAACACttttatatttaagtaaaatatttgTTTCATAACATACTTATACACATTTTTACACAATTTGCATACAACACACAGTAATGGGAGTAATAATACTTAGTTTTAATGTCGCATGGTTTAAAAGACTGTTCATTTTGGATAAACACTTAAATTGATTTTGAACACTGCATGTAAAagtaaataacaatttaattattttttatatgtttgtttgtttaataATTTGATTGGATCAGCATcaattcgattaaaataaatttatagtataggtatatttttattgaatatggaattatatttttgatcagTAGCGATTTACCATAAAAACTGATTAAAGTTTTATGATTTTGCAGTGTCCAATGCTAATTCAGAGGAAACTAAACCATAGACCagcacttttttatttatttaaatttagtttaCACATGCACAttaatttatagtatttattaaTTCACCAAAAACTACACTGAGTGACCAAAAAGGGGACAGGAATCCTGTACAGTCTGAACACTCTATGTATGTGGTTGTTTTCTTGTTTGTCTTTCTATTAATACTTATATTTTGTACACTTTTCTTTTCACTTAGTttgtgttatatatgtatgtacatgtatatacatatgtatattagttggtattatatatatatatatatatatatatatatatatatatatatatatatatatatatatatatatatatatatatatatatttatatatatatatattagtaaaATTTGATGCAATAAGTACttacactatatatgtatattttaattaatgtatacACATAGCAAGCACTTTTAACACTGTAAATTTGTAACAAATCCACACATATTtgtttatgattattttattaattaatttatatgttcAGGTGGCACAGATGAAAGGGATTCTCCCCGGTCCACCGGCAAAAGTTCTGGCTCCAACTCTCGAACGGGACTATCAGTGCTGATATTCAGTGTTGTTCTCTATGTCTCATCGAAAATCGTCATCTGAAGAATCACAAAATAGTGAGCCCTTGACTTTTCATGCTGTGATCTTTAAGACAATTCGTAACTATGCATAAGTTGTCGTGATAGTGTGATAGGCAGTGACAGGCTTAAGTCTTCCGTGACGCTAAAATAATGTTCTGTTTTCAATAgacctttttatatacatacatataagtagcCAATAAATAcgtgaaaatattattattatatttaacaaattaatatgtaacgaaaaaatatattttatttattttattctttttgaAAGCAACGTTTGTAAAGATAgttccttatattatatttatatatatatatatttgtatatatacatatatacttttttttaatgaaaagtgCCTCTGAATTTGTATGAGCAATAACAAGCAGCACTAATCTAAGTCCGTCCCTGTCGAAAAATCAAATGTGCCTAAGTGGTAACGAAGTCAGCTGGAAGTTTCGTATGGATCGGGAACAATATGAAATTAGTTTTCAGAAATTCTGGGACGGTGATCTCATTCAGAACTTTCAGCATATGGCTCGTTTCCACAAATAGTGTTAAGAATAATAATGATGAGACTATctagttaaatttaaaatgtgacATATTGATTGTATACAAATGTGTATccctttttaatattaattttttatgcgaatatttatataacctttttctttaaaaaaaattttttttttgttacatcTTTTCTCAGATAGCCCTGTTGTCctataatgcaaaattttaatagcATGAGTAAACATTATTATACctttatatgcatatgtttatgtatactgTTCTGACCTTATTACATGTACAATAATAGTATTTATACATTTCCAATTgcttatttcattatatgtatgttgatatatgtataatgatattTTGAGGGCATAGCTGAGTTAATGATACATTTTATTCTATACTGCGTATGTGAAAAATgagtaaaaattaatatttatatcttaATATTGTAATGAATTGTGTGTATGACTGATTGACGTGTTTTACTATACTTTATATTATAAGGTAGTTTTGAGAATGTGCGTGTGACAtaagcgaatttttttaaagcaattttgtatattgtacagACATTGACaaagttatttttataaaaataaaattttacagaattattatcattttttattttattatatttttcaatgtacctatacatctgtatgtatgaaaatacacAACTCAATTTACAATTCAACACATTtagaaatgtatacattttaattatttcgtcCAGGTACACACAAGAACATTTGGACATGGAAGGAATTTGACGTGTTTGGAAAACTCATCCCATTTTCCGCACACCACCTAGCGGCGCACCCATGCACTACAAAACTGACGTTTGGACGGAAAAAATATTCGCCCACGtcgttatccgggctttagttattataattgaaaaagccCTCGTGTCCATCGGAAATGTCTCTCCT from Arctopsyche grandis isolate Sample6627 chromosome 9, ASM5162203v2, whole genome shotgun sequence carries:
- the Mmp1 gene encoding matrix metalloproteinase 1; amino-acid sequence: MADHRRESKEETQKMWRTRSRCPLAVMRVALILCLPYMVNSAPVTTDTQAMMYLSQFGYLNPNVRNPSSGALMDADALVKAISEFQSFAGVNVTGSLDQETTELMALPRCGVKDKVGFGSSSRSKRYALQGSRWRVKNLKYKISKYPRLLTKQEVDDVVSKAFNVWSGYTDLTFTHMRTGQVHIEIRFEKGEHGDGDPFDGPGGTLAHAYFPVYGGDAHFDDAEQWSVNSYRGTNLFQVAAHEFGHSLGLSHSDVKSALMAPFYRGFDPSFQLDSDDIQGIQALYGRKSDFPSGGPGNPVPNFPAKSPGTEDERLCKDSKIDTLFNSAEGVTYAFKGDYYYKLTEDGVAPGYPRLISKTWLSLPGHIDAAFTYKNGKTYFFKGSKYWRFEGTRLDGEYPKDISDGFTGIPDNVDAALVWSGNGKIYFYKGSKFWRFDPAQRPPVKSTYPKPLSNWEGVPDHIDAALHYTNGYTYFFKDGAYYRFNDRTFSVDAADPAFPRSSGFWWFGCKSAPSGTIGGLSSQKAYPSPDEDSDITDIVFDAGGTDERDSPRSTGKSSGSNSRTGLSVLIFSVVLYVSSKIVI